From the genome of Aspergillus chevalieri M1 DNA, chromosome 8, nearly complete sequence, one region includes:
- a CDS encoding DUF2011 domain-containing protein (COG:S;~EggNog:ENOG410PT4G;~InterPro:IPR018555;~PFAM:PF09428), with amino-acid sequence MFEIPEAKRVRRDDILSRESSSPSPSPPPEIAYQNGHQRLAELLNFNVDVFAPEQTTAATENPEPTETNNSEQKGGEDEEQEFEFRLFSAPKPSTTTPIAPQKDQKRDESGASQTQKLRIRVRSPTPGPADLSEGRFVNPFRGWRYYFTTPGLLSGSKENKVEDEELGLKRRQFKDVAVTGEHMLGWASVQPWPGCHLPWRVIHLKRQHTKLPRDSSIPATAVYTTDPSTTRTPKSHKKPGKKRRIQLRKRVTAAETAKQADAEKRNRKNRERKIKRRQKAREQKAAAAVANGEDPDVVMADGGGDDSSGGEE; translated from the exons ATGTTCGAGATCCCAGAAGCAAAACG CGTCCGTCGCGATGATATCCTCTCCCGCGaatcctcctccccatcaCCTTCTCCACCCCCAGAAATAGCATATCAAAATGGCCACCAGCGCCTAGCCGAATTACTCAACTTCAACGTCGACGTCTTTGCGCCTGAGCAGACAACCGCTGCGACCGAAAATCCAGAACCAACAGAGACCAACAACTCAGAACAaaaaggaggagaggacGAAGAACAAGAATTCGAATTCAGGCTCTTCAGCGCACCGAAACCGTCCACCACAACACCTATCGCACCACAAAAAGATCAAAAGAGAGATGAATCTGGCGCATCACAAACACAGAAACTACGAATCCGAGTACGCTCGCCAACGCCCGGTCCCGCGGATCTGTCAGAGGGCAGATTCGTGAATCCGTTCCGTGGATGGCGTTATTATTTCACGACTCCGGGCCTACTTTCTGGTTCGAAAGAGAATAAAgtcgaggatgaagagcTGGGGCTGAAACGTAGACAATTCAAGGATGTCGCTGTTACTGGAGAACATATGCTTGGTTGGGCTAGTGTGCAGCCTTGG CCCGGCTGCCATCTTCCCTGGCGTGTCATCCACCTCAAACGCCAACACACCAAACTACCCAGAGACTCCTCCATCCCTGCTACCGCAGTATACACGACCGACCCCTCAACAACACGAACGCCCAAATCCCACAAAAAGCCCGGTAAAAAGCGACGCATTCAGCTGCGCAAGCGCGTGACGGCCGCGGAGACGGCGAAGCAGGCCGATGCGGAGAAGCGAAATCGCAAGAATCGCGAGAGGAAGATTAAGCGCAGGCAGAAGGCGAGGGAGCAGaaggctgcggctgcggtgGCTAATG
- a CDS encoding uncharacterized protein (COG:G;~EggNog:ENOG410PMBC;~InterPro:IPR020846,IPR011701,IPR036259;~PFAM:PF07690;~TransMembrane:12 (i55-78o90-110i122-142o148-172i184-205o211-233i254-275o287-307i319-338o344-370i377-398o418-437i);~go_function: GO:0022857 - transmembrane transporter activity [Evidence IEA];~go_process: GO:0055085 - transmembrane transport [Evidence IEA]) — MASTQQTTTAVELQDNPGQERQLKAPAPTTAPTADNVMQASLLADSQVPDGGNGWVVISGCAMVTWWVTGTAYCWGVLQAALVKEGVSSSSTLSFVGSLAPACISFLGIINARVIRIIGTRVAGLFGIFCLGLGEILSGFAFRNIGGLFVTAGVVMGIGISVCFMVVSVIPAQYFKTKRGVANGIVYAAGGLGGAVISFILNALLNSLGTAWTFRILGFITLATGLPPAYLIQQRVPIPPTKFVEWRLFRDVRFILLFIASAIATFPLLVPAFYLPLYTNAMGMKSSVGAAMVAAFNFSSAIGRLLCGFCCDSLGPLNTLFMSLLLSALSMLILWPVSQSIGPLIVFVIINGMANGGFFSTMPTVVGNVFGSARVSVAMGMIVTGWAGGYLFGAPIAGYILDAAGGEDNGLKAYRPSIFYAGGMALAAAGLAAGIRLKTEKSLAKKL; from the exons ATGGCATCTACACAGCAAACAACGACAGCCGTCGAATTACAAGACAATCCAGGTCAAGAGAGACAGCTAAAGGCCCCAGCCCCAACTACAGCACCCACTGCAGACAATGTCATGCAAGCATCCCTCCTCGCAGACTCCCAAGTCCCAGACGGAGGTAATGGTTGGGTTGTCATCTCCGGATGCGCAATGGTTACTTGGTGGGTGACTGGAACCGCATATTGCTGGGGAGTTTTGCAAGCTGCCCTAGTCAAGGAGGGggtgtcgtcgtcgtccaCTCTATCGTTTGTGGGTTCTCTAGCTCCTGCTTGTATTTCGTTCTTGGGAATCATAAATGCTCGGGTCATTCGTATTATCGGGACACGGGTTGCTGGTCTCTTCGGTATCTTCTGTCTGGGGTTGGGGGAGATACTGAGTGGGTTTGCGTTTCGGAACATTGGCGGACTTTTTGTAACAGCAGGCGTTGTTATGGGAATTGGCATCAG TGTCTGTTTCATGGTCGTCTCTGTGATTCCCGCGCAATACTTCAAAACCAAACGTGGCGTTGCAAACGGTATCGTCTACGCTGCCGGTGGTCTTGGAGGTGCAGTAATCAGCTTCATCCTCAATGCATTGCTCAACAGTCTAGGCACAGCATGGACGTTCAGAATCCTGGGCTTCATCACTCTAGCCACAGGTCTGCCACCAGCATACTTGATCCAGCAACGAGTTCCAATCCCTCCAACCAAATTCGTCGAGTG GCGATTATTCCGCGACGTCcgcttcatcctcctcttcatcgccaGCGCAATCGCAACCTTCCCTCTCCTCGTCCCAGCATTCTACCTCCCCCTGTACACTAATGCAATGGGCATGAAATCCAGCGTCGGCGCCGCCATGGTTGCCGCATTCAACTTCTCCTCCGCAATCGGACGTCTTCTCTGCGGCTTCTGCTGCGATTCCTTGGGTCCGCTGAACACGCTGTTTATGTCGCTGTTGCTGAGTGCGTTGAGCATGCTGATTCTCTGGCCTGTCTCGCAGTCCATCGGGCCTTTGATTGTGTTTGTTATCATCAATGGGATGGCGAATGGGGGGTTCTTCTCGACTATGCCAACTGTTGTTGGGAATGTTTTTGGATCCGCGAGGGTTTCGGTGGCTATGGGGATGATTGTTACGGGATGGGCTGGGGGATATCTTTTC GGTGCCCCCATTGCGGGATATATACTGGACGCCGCTGGCGGCGAAGACAATGGTCTCAAGGCATATCGACCGTCAATTTTCTATGCAGGAGGAATGGCTCTGGCGGCGGCCGGTTTGGCAGCGGGTATCCGGCTaaagacagagaagagcctGGCTAAAAAGCTCTAG
- a CDS encoding LAMTOR1/MEH1 family protein (COG:S;~EggNog:ENOG410PTKJ;~InterPro:IPR028209;~PFAM:PF15454;~go_component: GO:0031902 - late endosome membrane [Evidence IEA];~go_component: GO:0045121 - membrane raft [Evidence IEA];~go_component: GO:0071986 - Ragulator complex [Evidence IEA];~go_process: GO:0001919 - regulation of receptor recycling [Evidence IEA];~go_process: GO:0007040 - lysosome organization [Evidence IEA];~go_process: GO:0016197 - endosomal transport [Evidence IEA];~go_process: GO:0032008 - positive regulation of TOR signaling [Evidence IEA];~go_process: GO:0042632 - cholesterol homeostasis [Evidence IEA];~go_process: GO:0043410 - positive regulation of MAPK cascade [Evidence IEA];~go_process: GO:0071230 - cellular response to amino acid stimulus [Evidence IEA]): MGICASCLGQGRRDHNDYESTRLLDDDIYQSGYGYGALSHANQINQPDPESIKREREALEAICQRTSESVIDIWSLQPQPHLQPRATLPRSNSGSREGTAKGDPPVVVTAPSAASSNTTSDNGTGAVPKHWGEVVINPRKNRGSKAGGKNGRDVFGVLQVS; encoded by the exons ATGGGGATTTGCGCTTCTTGTTTGGGTCAGGGTCGCCGGGACCACAATGAT TACGAATCCACCCGCCTCCTAGACGATGACATCTACCAGTCCGGCTACGGCTATGGCGCCCTCAGCCATGCGAACCAGATAAACCAGCCGGACCCGGAGTCCATCAAGCGCGAACGAGAAGCTCTCGAAGCCATCTGCCAACGAACCTCCGA ATCCGTCATCGACATCTGGTccctccaaccccaaccTCACCTCCAACCCCGCGCAACTCTTCCTCGCTCGAATTCAGGATCCCGAGAAGGCACCGCGAAAGGTGATCCGCCTGTCGTTGTAACCGCGCCCTCCGCTGCGTCGTCGAATACCACTTCGGATAATGGCACGGGTGCTGTACCGAAACACTGGGGTGAAGTCGTTATCAATCCGAGAAAGAATCGCGGATCGAAAGCGGGTGGGAAGAATGGGCGTGATGTTTTTGGTGTTTTGCAGGTTTCGTGA
- the UBC8 gene encoding E2 ubiquitin-conjugating protein UBC8 (BUSCO:EOG09264Z1B;~COG:O;~EggNog:ENOG410Q09Y;~InterPro:IPR016135,IPR023313,IPR000608;~PFAM:PF00179) — translation MSSPKRRIETDVMKMYALPSLMSDYEVTLVNDNSEFRLQEFYVRIKGPDETPFAGGHWKVHVELPDQYPYKSPSIGFVNRIFHPNIDELSGSVCLDVINQTWSPMYDMINIFEVFLPQLLRYPNPADPLNGEAAAMLMREPKTYEAKVKEYVAKYASKDAVDDAEEDTESEDELSSAGSYESGGEEPAGTMDDV, via the exons atgagcagCCCAAAGCGGAGAATCGAGACGGAT GTTATGAA gatgtatgcgcttcccTC GTTGATGAGTGATTATGAGGTGACCTTGGTCAATGACAATAGTGAGTTTCGCCT GCAAGAATTCTACGTGCGCATCAAAGGCCCGGACGAGA cacccTTCGCCGGCGGTCACTGGAAGGTTCACGTCGAATTACCCGATCAATATCCGTACAAAAGTCCAAGCATCGGTTTTGTTAACCGGATCTTCCATCCGAATATTGACGAGCT CTCCGGATCGGTCTGCCTGGACGTGATTAACCAAACGTGGTCGCCTATGTACGACATGATCAATATTTTCGAAGTCTTCCTTCCCCAACTCCTGCGTTATCCGAACCCCGCCGATCCTCTAAATGGCGAGGCTGCGGCGATGTTGATGAGGGAACCCAAGACCTATGAGGCCAAAGTGAAGG AATATGTGGCAAAATACGCCAGCAAAGACGCCGTCGACGACGCCGAAGAAGACACCGAGTCGGAAGACGAGCTAAGCTCCGCCGGTAGCTATGAATCCGGCGGCGAAGAGCCCGCCGGCACAATGGACGATGTCTAA
- the ATG12 gene encoding ubiquitin-like protein ATG12 (BUSCO:EOG09265EKJ;~COG:O;~EggNog:ENOG410PRAB;~InterPro:IPR029071,IPR007242;~PFAM:PF04110;~go_component: GO:0005737 - cytoplasm [Evidence IEA];~go_process: GO:0000045 - autophagosome assembly [Evidence IEA]) — MDLSSSPDPSARASPASNAKASTSTLSHRPASRRQTDSPGSRTSSNNNNAPIPDEEHGADMPMTMSASVVLTSLPRDAHQALADAENIDTGKVTVRFQPLPSAPILKNRVFKISASQKFETVVKFLRKKLDCKDTDSVFCYVNSVFAPGLDEGVGGLWRCFKTDEQLIVAYSMTPAFG, encoded by the exons ATGGACCTTTCTTCCTCCCCAGATCCCTCTGCTCGCGCCTCCCCAGCCTCAAACGCGAAGGCCAGCACCTCCACACTAAGCCATCGACCAGCCAGTCGACGACAAACAGACTCCCCAGGAAGCAgaaccagcagcaacaataaCAACGCACCAATCCCGGATGAAGAACATGGCGCCGATATGCCCATGACTATGTCCGCGTCGGTAGTGCTGACTAGTCTGCCTCGTGATGCGCATCAGGCGTTGGCCGATGCGGAGAATATCGATACGGGGAAGG TCACGGTTCGTTTCCAGCCTCTGCCGTCAGCGCCTATTCTGAAGAATCGGGTGTTTAAGATTAGTGCTTCGCAGAAGTTTGAGACGGTCGTTAAATTTCTGAGGAAGAAGTTGGACTGCAAAGATACAGACTCGGTGTTTTGCTATGTGAACAGTGTGTTTGCGCCTGGGTTGGATGAGGGTGTTGGTGGGCTATGGAGG TGCTTCAAGACGGATGAACAGTTGATTGTTGCATATTCCATGACGCCTGCGTTTGGCTAA
- a CDS encoding 3-methyl-2-oxobutanoate hydroxymethyltransferase ECM31 (BUSCO:EOG09263FTE;~COG:H;~EggNog:ENOG410PHZX;~InterPro:IPR003700,IPR015813,IPR040442;~PFAM:PF02548;~go_function: GO:0003824 - catalytic activity [Evidence IEA];~go_function: GO:0003864 - 3-methyl-2-oxobutanoate hydroxymethyltransferase activity [Evidence IEA];~go_process: GO:0015940 - pantothenate biosynthetic process [Evidence IEA]), which translates to MASRSAAGYLTHSLRSIRPRVPVPTTPSLLSTSFIPCHTPTTPTRHSSHSPMGSTPSNPRKKVTLQTLRNLYKKNEPISVLTAHDFPSGHIAEVAGMDIVLVGDSLAMVALGMEDTGEVVLEEMLLHCKSVSRAVKSAFTVGDLPMGSYEISPEQALQSAIRIVKEGRVQGIKLEGGEDMAPTIKRITQAGIPVLGHVGLTPQRQNALGGFRVQGKSTAGALKVLRDALAVQEAGAFGMIVEAVPAEVAAIITKKLKVPTIGIGAGNGCAGQVLVQIDMTGNFPPGRFLPKFVKTYADVWGEALKGIRQYKEEVKSRAFPSQEYTYPISQEELAEFEEAVDQADSK; encoded by the exons ATGGCATCCCGATCAGCCGCGGGCTATCTCACCCATTCCCTACGGTCCATCAGACCCCGGGTACCGGTACCTACAACACCGTCACTACTCAGCACCTCTTTCATACCATGCCACACCCCAACCACGCCCACACGCCACAGCTCCCACTCCCCCATGGGCTCAACCCCCAGCAACCCACGCAAAAAAGTAACCCTGCAAACCCTCCGCAACCTCTACAAAAAGAACGAGCCGATCTCTGTGCTCACGGCGCATGACTTCCCGAGCGGACATATCGCCGAGGTTGCGGGGATGGATATCGTTCTTGTAGGGGACAGTTTGGCGATGGTTGCGCTGGGGATGGAGGATACGGGTGAGGTTGTGTTGGAGGAGATGTTGCTGCATTGTAAGAGTGTGTCGAGGGCGGTGAAGAGTGCGTTTACC GTTGGTGATCTCCCAATGGGCTCTTATGAGATTTCTCCCGAGCAGGCGCTGCAGTCCGCTATTCGTATTGTGAAGGAGGGTCGTGTGCAGGGCATCAAGCTTGAAGGAGGGGAGGATATGGCGCCGACAATCAAACGCATCACGCAGGCTGGTATTCCCGTTCTGGGGCACGTTGGTCTCACGCCTCAAAGACAGAATGCTCTCGGTGGATTCCGGGTTCAGGGCAAGTCGACGGCCGGTGCACTGAAAGTGTTGAGAGATGCCCTTGCCGTGCAAGAAGCCGGTGCCTTCGGGATGATCGTTGAGGCGGTCCCCGCTGAGGTTGCGGCGATTATCACCAAGAAACTGAAAGTTCCAACGATTGGCATCGGTGCTGGGAACGGTTGTGCGGGACAGGTTCTCGTTCAGATCGATATGACAGGCAACTTCCCGCCGGGGAGGTTTCTCCCCAAGTTCGTCAAGACGTATGCTGATGTTTGGGGCGAGGCGCTTAAGGGTATTCGGCAATACAAAGAGGAGGTTAAGAGTCGGGCGTTTCCGTCGCAGGAATACACCTATCCCATCTCGCAGGAGGAACTTGCGGAGTTTGAAGAGGCTGTTGATCAGGCTGACTCCAAATGA
- the TEF1_2 gene encoding translation elongation factor EF-1 alpha (COG:J;~EggNog:ENOG410PJIR;~InterPro:IPR027417,IPR000795;~go_function: GO:0003924 - GTPase activity [Evidence IEA];~go_function: GO:0005525 - GTP binding [Evidence IEA]), protein MAILGHDDFGESTVAGWESSKYAWILDNLETERDSGDTTDVSLEKFETDENVVTLIDCPGRRAYTKNMIAGAVAADCALLVISAAEGEFETGMRTNHGQMREQALLAFALGIKRIIVASPR, encoded by the exons ATGGCCATCCTCGGTCATGATGATTTCGGAGAGTCAACCGTCGCTG GATGGGAATCTTCCAAATACGCTTGGATTCTCGATAACCTCGAAACTGAGCGCGACAGTGGTGATACAACCGATGTTTCTCTCGAGAAGTTCGAGACTGATGAGAATGTGGTCACTCTCATTG ATTGCCCTGGTCGCCGCGCGTACACGAAAAACATGATCGCTGGCGCTGTAGCGGCGGACTGCGCTCTTCTTGTCATTTCTGCCGCGGAGGGCGAGTTCGAGACCGGTATGCGGACAAACCATGGTCAAATGCGCGAGCAAGCGTTGCTGGCTTTCGCACTTGGCATTAAGAGAATAATCGTGGCGTCACCAAGATGA
- the TEF1_3 gene encoding translation elongation factor EF-1 alpha (COG:J;~EggNog:ENOG410PJIR;~InterPro:IPR004160,IPR009001,IPR009000;~PFAM:PF03143) has translation MNYVRIPGKKTSGSFRLPIKNVYNIPVVEGSCWLGMYATLAPSNIPAQVQSIKQHHDDMDECTDGDAFNIRRGKVVSDSDDPASNCSSFTAQVIITNHPGWIKSGYTPSVHCGTGHVPCRFDILHVLDRRTGRVHHGREDVKLGDAAMVRMTP, from the coding sequence ATGAATTATGTGCGAATCCCGGGCAAGAAAACCTCTGGTTCCTTCCGACTGCCTATTAAGAATGTCTACAATATCCCCGTTGTAGAGGGCAGCTGCTGGCTGGGTATGTACGCGACCCTGGCCCCGAGCAACATCCCCGCGCAAGTGCAGTCCATCAAACAACATCACGACGACATGGACGAGTGCACCGACGGCGACGCCTTCAACATCCGCCGCGGCAAGGTCGTCAGCGACTCTGACGACCCCGCAAGCAACTGCTCCTCTTTCACCGCGCaggtcatcatcaccaaTCACCCTGGCTGGATCAAATCCGGGTATACGCCCAGCGTGCACTGCGGCACCGGGCATGTGCCGTGCAGATTCGACATCCTGCACGTGCTGGACAGGCGGACGGGCCGTGTACACCACGGCAGGGAGGATGTGAAGCTTGGTGATGCTGCTATGGTCCGGATGACGCCGTAA
- a CDS encoding protein serine/threonine kinase activating protein nimO (COG:L;~EggNog:ENOG410PFPA;~InterPro:IPR006572,IPR013939,IPR038545;~PFAM:PF08630,PF07535;~go_function: GO:0003676 - nucleic acid binding [Evidence IEA];~go_function: GO:0008270 - zinc ion binding [Evidence IEA]) codes for MAAISIPPSPQTTLNMSTRRPPLANVPNATNSPLRMGGTVPAKRSRTASTQLEIPYGQPPPKKQVIDGVEQDVRSPSRARSTAHQQPGDSRIFSRRSNNAQPSAFERKLYAAREKDRQTATKPVRNEKPSAETLDTIRQWQRHYRKAFPTFVFYFDSIPEDVRGRCSRQVNALGAREEKFFSRLVTHVVTSRPIPPEHAVNPPETSRASVDHTSCGDGSLQTVNPSLLERIPEMHVHTSLKNDARREQMNMDVLHRARQMGMKIWALEKLQRMIATINDPDISGHDPSNRNNGPGGGHTRGRENDLSQVLRNELVNGPSDRDHLSSLKELVMFKGPFIYVHDMNEKTRPVMVREYPKAARRQDGIWPQFRSAPLGKCPFIDEPPTKKEMDRQRIRQQAKEKKVAPKPAPVQGNRDQEFAVREDTVSQEPADGVTSNEHKPRNEQEAAPPHQPEMRDMVPPRPGSPPRKSSESFNPPQMPRNGPFFLGREPAASGMQPSNITSAIRSQMVSSTAAAPGAKAGLSKEVHELKRKVLEKGNGLSGAVSHGAADPASWKINQSQRPGKANPQEKPDTTQSEAVKKQSQDRKDSIQKKERPRDPKPGYCENCRDKFDDFEKHTQTRKHRRFALTTSNWVELDDLLFELDRPLKEEYMHEHI; via the exons ATGGCAGCAATATCTATACCTCCTTCACCGCAGACGACCCTCAACATGTCCACACGCCGACCTCCTCTCGCAAACGTCCCCAATGCCACCAATTCCCCACTCCGTATGGGTGGTACGGTTCCTGCTAAACGGTCGAGGACCGCCAGCACACAACTCGAGATTCCTTACGGACAACCACCCCCAAAGAAGCAAGTGATTGATGGTGTGGAGCAGGATGTACGGTCTCCATCGCGGGCGAGGTCCACGGCTCATCAACAACCGGGAGACTCGAGGATTTTTTCGCGTCGGTCGAATAATGCCCAACCAAGCGCGTTCGAGCGGAAGTTGTATGCTGCACGAGAAAAAGATCGACAGACGGCTACGAAGCCAGTCAGGAATGAGAAGCCATCCGCGGAGACTCTTGATACAATCCGTCAGTGGCAGAGACATTACCGGAAAGCCTTCCCGACCTTTGTTTTCTACTTCGACAGCATCCCTGAAGATGTTCGGGGACGATGCTCGAGGCAGGTCAATGCATTGGGAGCG CGCGAAGAGAAATTCTTCTCGCGTCTAGTAACCCACGTCGTAACCTCTCGTCCAATCCCTCCGGAACACGCAGTCAATCCCCCAGAAACTAGCAGAGCCTCCGTGGACCACACTTCTTGTGGTGATGGCTCTTTGCAAACGGTAAATCCATCCCTCCTCGAGAGAATTCCTGAGATGCATGTTCATACCTCCCTTAAGAATGATGCGCGACGCGAGCAGATGAACATGGATGTTCTGCACAGAGCTCGCCAGATGGGAATGAAAATATGGGCTCTCGAAAAACTGCAGCGTATGATTGCCACTATCAACGATCCGGATATTAGTGGCCATGATCCTTCGAACCGTAACAACGGCCCTGGTGGGGGTCACACCCGAGGACGAGAAAATGATCTCTCGCAAGTCCTCCGGAATGAACTTGTTAACGGGCCTTCAGATCGGGATCATCTATCCTCGTTAAAGGAGCTTGTGATGTTCAAAGGTCCTTTTATCTACGTTCATGATATGAACGAAAAGACGCGTCCGGTAATGGTTCGGGAATACCCCAAGGCAGCACGGCGGCAGGATGGTATCTGGCCACAATTCCGAAGCGCACCACTAGGAAAGTGTCCCTTTATTGATGAGCCTCCGACAAAGAAGGAGATGGATCGGCAACGGATACGTCAACAggcaaaggaaaagaaggtgGCTCCCAAGCCAGCTCCTGTTCAGGGAAACAGAGACCAGGAGTTTGCTGTCCGGGAAGACACTGTTTCACAAGAACCTGCTGATGGTGTCACTAGCAATGAACACAAGCCTAGGAACGAGCAAGAAGCTGCTCCTCCACACCAACCAGAAATGCGGGATATGGTGCCACCAAGGCCAGGTTCACCTCCGAGAAAGAGCTCAGAAAGTTTTAATCCCCCGCAAATGCCGCGCAACGGACCGTTTTTCCTTGGCCGTGAACCTGCGGCCTCTGGCATGCAGCCATCGAATATTACTTCCGCTATCCGGTCCCAAATGGTGTCTTCTACTGCTGCTGCGCCTGGGGCGAAGGCCGGGCTGAGCAAGGAAGTCCACGAGCTGAAGAGAAAAGTACTCGAGAAGGGCAACGGACTTTCTGGTGCAGTTTCTCACGGTGCTGCGGATCCCGCatcatggaagatcaaccagaGCCAGCGACCAGGGAAAGCAAACCCGCAAGAAAAGCCCGACACGACCCAGTCTGAAGCGGTAAAGAAacaatctcaggatcgaaagGATAGTATCCAAAAGAAGGAGAGGCCAAGGGATCCGAAGCCAGGGTACTGTGAAAACTGCAGAGACAAGTTTGATGACTTTGAGAAG CACACTCAAACGCGGAAACACCGCAGATTTGCGCTGACCACGTCCAACTGGGTTGAACTTGATGACTTGTTGTTCGAGTTAGACAGGCCGCTAAAGGAAGAATATATGCACGAGCACATTTAA